A single genomic interval of Capricornis sumatraensis isolate serow.1 chromosome 11, serow.2, whole genome shotgun sequence harbors:
- the CCDC166 gene encoding coiled-coil domain-containing protein 166, with protein MAPKKKRGQGAGRRGGAAGEGAEPPLSERAQYLQREHKLLSEELDACKQRVDQVLQENNFLDSEAPRLREENRLYASYASTRAQRRANAIVRLEEQNRVNLSQIHWERAELASIYRGREDGVRAQLLEMEARAARMAQQVQELQPYKELQLEQLARIRALERELLHMRVEHTQLLHRVKRRFLEDKAAFEREARQRVQSLARRAEREAARALLAHTQAIRVDNGRLRQELLRLLRRAQVLEDTRRQLLEQREQLRREHEDTRDMARVHGWLRRGPEGPPLWEPSPAASDPESFPSKTPLSATFRVPSVSASQNPSQVLCRADSWTPSLPSKVSVPRVPSLVPSRVGSRVLSLAPSKASLRVPSHDASHVGSRVQSLSVSRPGSRVPSLIPYGPGSGVASLTPSRPDSRFSSRSSLRAASQNTILSGKLVPRSGSYPLPVEGDGDAADEAASGRA; from the exons ATGGCGCCCAAGAAGAAGCGCGGGCAGGGCGCCGGGCGCCGGGGGGGCGCGGCGGGAGAGGGCGCCGAGCCACCGCTGTCGGAGCGCGCTCAGTACCTGCAGCGTGAGCACAAGCTGCTCTCTGAGGAACTGGACGCCTGTAAGCAGCGCGTCGACCAAGTGCTGCAGGAGAACAACTTCCTGGACAGCGAGGCGCCGCGCCTGCGCGAGGAGAACCGGCTCTACGCGAGCTACGCGAGCACGCGCGCGCAGCGCCGCGCCAACGCCATCGTTAGGCTGGAAGAGCAGAACCGCGTGAACCTTTCGCAGATCCACTGGGAGCGCGCAGAGCTGGCGTCGATCTACCGCGGGCGTGAGGACGGGGTGCGCGCGCAGCTGCTGGAGATGGAGGCGCGCGCGGCGCGGATGGCGCAGCAGGTGCAGGAGCTGCAGCCCTACAAG GAGCTGCAGCTGGAGCAGCTGGCCCGGATCCGGGCGCTGGAGCGCGAGCTGCTGCATATGCGTGTGGAACACACGCAGCTGCTCCACCGCGTGAAGCGGCGCTTCCTGGAGGACAAGGCAGCGTTTGAGCGCGAGGCGCGCCAGCGCGTGCAGTCGCTGGCGCGGCGCGCGGAGCGGGAGGCGGCGCGCGCGCTGTTGGCACACACCCAGGCCATCAGAGTGGACAATGGTCGCCTGCGGCAGGAGCTCCTGCGGCTGCTCCGCCGGGCCCAGGTGCTGGAGGACACACGGCGCCAGTTGCTGGAGCAGCGCGAGCAGCTGCGGCGCGAGCATGAGGACACGCGCGACATGGCGCGCGTGCACGGCTGGCTGCGCCGAGGCCCCGAGGGCCCGCCGCTTTGGGAACCATCGCCGGCTGCTTCTGACCCCGAGTCTTTTCCCTCCAAGACCCCGCTGAGCGCGACCTTCCGGGTCCCATCAGTCTCAGCCTCCCAGAACCCGTCTCAGGTCTTATGCCGCGCGGATTCTTGGACCCCGTCCCTGCCCTCGAAGGTCTCAGTTCCCAGGGTCCCGTCACTGGTCCCATCGCGTGTTGGCTCCAGGGTCCTGTCTCTGGCCCCTTCGAAGGCCAGTTTACGAGTCCCATCCCACGACGCATCGCACGTGGGCTCCAGGGTCCAGTCCTTGTCCGTGTCGCGCCCAGGCTCCCGAGTCCCATCCCTGATCCCGTACGGCCCGGGCTCCGGGGTCGCGTCCTTGACACCGTCCCGACCGGACTCTCGATTCTCTTCGCGGTCCTCACTGCGTGCCGCCTCACAGAACACCATCCTCTCTGGGAAGCTCGTCCCCAGGTCGGGCTCTTATCCTCTCCCAGTCGAAGGAGACGGCGATGCTGCAGATGAAGCCGCCTCCGGAAGAGCCTGA
- the GFUS gene encoding GDP-L-fucose synthase, translating into MGDPRGTRRILVTGGSGLVGRAIQKVVEDGARLPGEDWVFVSSKDADLTDAAQTRALFQQVQPTHVIHLAAMVGGLFRNIKYNLDFWRKNIHINDNVLHSAFEVGVHKVVSCLSTCIFPDKTTYPIDETMIHNGPPHSSNFGYSYAKRMIDVQNRAYFQQHGCTFTAVIPTNVFGPHDNFSIEDGHVLPGLIHKVHLAKSSGSALTVWGTGRPRRQFIYSLDLARLFIWALREYNEVEPIILSVGEEDEVSVQEAAEAVVEAMDFHGEVTFDTTKSDGQFKKTASNAKLRAYLPDFRFTPFKQAVKETCAWFTDNYEQARK; encoded by the exons ATGGGTGATCCTCGCGGGACCAGGCGGATCCTAGTGACTGGGGGCTCAGGGCTGGTGGGCAGAGCCATCCAGAAGGTGGTAGAAGATGGGGCCAGGCTGCCCGGAGAGGACTGGGTGTTTGTCTCCTCCAAGGATGCCGATCTCAC GGATGCTGCACAGACCCGAGCGCTGTTTCAACAGGTCCAGCCCACACACGTCATCCATCTTGCTGCAATGGTGGGGGGCCTGTTCCGGAATATCAAATACAATTTGGACTTCTGG AGGAAAAACATACACATCAATGATAATGTGCTACACTCGGCCTTCGAGGTGGGCGTGCACAAGGTGGTCTCCTGCCTTTCCACCTGCATCTTCCCAGACAAGACCACCTACCCTATCGATGAGACCATG ATTCACAACGGGCCACCGCACAGCAGCAATTTTGGCTACTCTTACGCCAAGAGGATGATCGACGTGCAGAACAG GGCCTACTTCCAGCAGCACggctgcactttcactgctgtcaTCCCCACCAACGTCTTCGGGCCCCACGACAACTTCAGTATCGAGGATGGCCACGTACTGCCTGGCCTCATCCACAAGGTGCACCTGGCCAAGA GCAGTGGCTCAGCCTTGACGGTGTGGGGCACAGGGAGGCCCCGGAGGCAGTTCATCTACTCACTG GACCTGGCCCGGCTCTTTATCTGGGCCCTGCGGGAATACAACGAGGTGGAGCCCATCATCCTGTCAG TGGGCGAGGAGGACGAGGTGTCTGTCCAGGAGGCAGCTGAGGCCGTGGTGGAGGCCATGGACTTCCACGGGGAGGTCACC TTTGATACAACCAAGTCAGATGGGCAGTTTAAGAAGACGGCCAGTAATGCCAAGCTGCGGGCCTACCTGCCCGACTTCCGGTTCACGCCCTTCAAGCAGG CCGTGAAGGAGACCTGTGCCTGGTTCACGGACAACTATGAGCAGGCCCGGAAGTGA